A genome region from Labilibaculum antarcticum includes the following:
- a CDS encoding RagB/SusD family nutrient uptake outer membrane protein, translated as MKYIKSLLIVLSILIFTGCDSILDLDPQQSIDTNLVLTTAENIELTLVGTYPIVRDAYGQNMFHFSELLADNGEFEFRGTFSQPRDLINKDLVDNFSWGNDAWNLAYDAINRTNIVLDYKDVLAESDRDEISGQAMFLRGLMYFDMVRFYAKPYVAGQANNQPGVPLMLHSNFDVSKVEYPERATVDAVYDQAISDLSMAKTLLGEDSFYANRFAAAAILSRIYLQKGMYEEAAIEANYVITEGGFDLTEVPFDAYNNETNGFEDVFTFQQNNDDNIGESNAGMATFYASTDATGRSDFQITNVETDKYEAGDLRGEIQTDLDEDSKINDVKSIYYLGFGSNSTGGNYCAKWLDFKTNLTFIRLAEMYLTRAEGNFEAGTTLGATPLDDINKIRYRAGLVLIGSVTQSIIRNERKLELAFEGFRLHDIKRWKESVGTLAYDDPSLVMPIPKREIDVNDKLTQNEGY; from the coding sequence ATGAAATATATAAAATCATTACTAATCGTTTTATCCATCCTGATTTTTACTGGATGCGATAGTATTTTGGACCTAGATCCACAACAATCGATTGATACGAATCTGGTTTTGACAACTGCTGAGAACATTGAACTTACTCTTGTGGGAACATATCCAATTGTGAGAGATGCATATGGTCAAAATATGTTCCATTTTAGTGAATTGTTAGCCGATAATGGGGAGTTTGAATTTAGAGGAACATTTTCTCAACCTCGCGATTTAATTAATAAGGATTTGGTGGATAATTTCTCTTGGGGAAATGATGCATGGAATCTGGCATATGATGCTATAAATAGAACTAATATTGTTTTGGATTATAAAGATGTACTTGCTGAAAGTGATCGGGATGAAATAAGTGGGCAGGCAATGTTCTTACGAGGATTGATGTATTTTGACATGGTTCGGTTCTACGCGAAACCTTATGTTGCCGGACAAGCAAATAATCAACCAGGAGTACCATTAATGTTGCATTCTAATTTTGACGTCAGTAAAGTGGAATATCCAGAAAGAGCAACTGTTGATGCAGTATACGATCAAGCCATATCAGACCTTAGTATGGCTAAGACTTTGTTGGGAGAAGATAGTTTTTATGCTAACAGGTTTGCTGCAGCAGCAATTTTATCAAGAATTTATTTACAGAAAGGAATGTATGAAGAGGCTGCAATCGAAGCCAATTATGTAATTACTGAAGGTGGTTTCGATTTGACGGAAGTCCCTTTTGATGCCTACAATAATGAAACTAATGGTTTTGAGGATGTCTTTACTTTTCAGCAAAACAATGATGATAATATTGGAGAAAGTAATGCCGGGATGGCGACTTTTTATGCTAGTACAGATGCTACCGGAAGATCCGATTTCCAAATTACGAATGTAGAAACTGATAAATATGAAGCAGGTGATTTAAGAGGAGAGATTCAAACCGATTTAGATGAAGATTCTAAAATCAATGATGTGAAAAGTATTTATTATTTGGGATTTGGCTCAAATTCTACTGGTGGTAATTATTGCGCTAAGTGGTTAGATTTTAAAACTAATTTGACATTTATTCGTTTAGCAGAAATGTACTTGACAAGAGCCGAAGGTAACTTTGAGGCAGGAACTACTTTAGGAGCAACTCCATTGGATGACATTAATAAAATTCGTTATAGAGCAGGATTAGTTCTGATAGGTTCTGTTACTCAGAGCATAATTAGAAATGAAAGAAAATTAGAGTTAGCATTTGAAGGATTTAGACTTCACGATATTAAGCGTTGGAAGGAATCTGTAGGAACGCTAGCCTATGATGATCCATCTTTGGTTATGCCTATCCCTAAAAGGGAAATTGATGTTAATGATAAATTGACTCAGAACGAAGGTTACTAA